CGAGACGGCAGATCTGCAGCTCGTGCGGCTCGCGCACGTCCAGGATGGGCGGCCGGTCGCCTCGATCGAGGCGCGCCTTCAACTCTTCGACCGTGATCTCGGGGACCACCAATCCTCCCGATGCCGATGCCGACGCCGGCGATGCCGCCGCGGGGGCCGGCGAGACCCCGCAGAACTGCTCGTAGTCGATGAGCGCCCGCACCGTCGGCTCGGGGCCGCACACCGGGCAGGCGGGATCCTTTCGGATCTTCAGCTCACGGAAACGCATGCGCAGCGCGTCGTAGAGCAGGAACCGTCCGACGAGCGGCTCGCCGACGCCGAGCACGATCTTGATGGCCTCCGTGGCCTGAATCGTCCCAATGATACCCGGCAGGACGCCAAGCACGCCACCCTCGGCGCAGCTCGGCACGAGCCCCGGCGGTGGAGGTTCCGGGTACAGGCACCGGTAGCAGGGGCCGTCCTTCGTTGCGAAGACCGACGCCTGCCCCTCGAAGCGGAAGATGCTGCCGTACGCGTTCGGCTTACCGAGCAGCACGCAGGCGTCGTTCACCAGGTAGCGTGTCGGAAAGTTGTCGGTGCCATCGACGATGACGTCGTAGTCCGCGAAGAGATCCAGCGCGTTCTTCGAGGTGAGTGGCGTCTCGTAGGTCTCGACCCGCACCTCGGGATTGAGCGCCGTCAGTCGGTCGCGCGCCGAGTCGAGCTTGGGCCGGCCGACGTCCGGCGTGCCGTGCAGCACCTGCCGCTGCAGGTTGCTGAAGTCGACGACGTCGAAATCGACGATGCCGATCCGGCCCACCCCGGCAGCCGCGAGGTAGAGCGCCGCCGGTGAACCGAGGCCGCCGGCCCCGATGCAGAGCACGCTCGCCTGCTTGAGCCGCCGCTGCCCGTCCATGCCGACCTCGGGCATGATCAGGTGGCGGCTGTACCGCTTCACCTCGTCGTGACTGAGCACCGGCGGCATGGCGACGGCGGCCTCCGACCCACCTGCGACCGAGGGGATGATGCTCAGCGTGTCGCCGGGCTTGACGGGCGTGGCTTCCTTCTCGAGATAGCGGATGTCCTCGTCGTTCAGGTAGACGTTGACGAAGTGCCGCAACCGGCCCTCTTCGGTGTACAGGTGCCTGCGGAGGTCGGCGTACTTCGCCGTCAGCCCGGCAAGGGCCTCGCCGACGGTCGCGCCCTCGACCTCGACGACGTCGAGATGATCGGTGAACGGGCGCAGCGGCGTGGGGATGTGGATGGGTGTCGGCATGGGCGTCTGATCCAGGGTTCGGTCGACTCGTCGCGCCTCGTCGTCGGCGGCGGCGCGGCTGCGGCACGCGATGGCAGGCCTCCATTGTCGGGCGACACGCCCGCGCCACGAAGCCCCGACCGTGTCATACGGGCCCGTCGTGCGCGGGTGGCCGCAATCTCCGACCGAATGAGTCGCCATTATATCAAGGAAGGGCCGGACCTGGCGTGGCCAGCGGGTAGAGGCGGACCATCTCGACGAGCTTCACGCCGCGCGTCTGGTAGGGCGCGACGATCCGCTGCGTCTTGAGGTACTGAAGCATGCCCTCGTCCGCGTAGTCGGGCGGACCGATGTGGTCGAGCCCCGAGAGGCGCGCCTCGAGGTCCTTGAGGCCGAGCGCGGGCACCACGCGCGTTCGGCGAAGGGGCAGCCAGCCCATCCAGCGGGTTACCTCGACCTCGTCGCGCGAGGCGAAACCGACGAACACCTCGTTGCTGAGAAAGGCATAGCCCTGTTCGGCGCGGCTCGCGGGGGAGTCGGCCACACGCAGGAACGCGACCTCGGGCATCGTCCGAAGCGCCGCCACGAGGGCCTCGGTGAAGTCGCCGTCGCCCGACCAGTCCGCCGTCTCGATCTGCATGCGCGTCCCTCAGGCGGTCTCCGACGATCCTGCCGGCCGTCGCCGGGCGCA
The Acidobacteriota bacterium DNA segment above includes these coding regions:
- the moeB gene encoding molybdopterin-synthase adenylyltransferase MoeB produces the protein MPTPIHIPTPLRPFTDHLDVVEVEGATVGEALAGLTAKYADLRRHLYTEEGRLRHFVNVYLNDEDIRYLEKEATPVKPGDTLSIIPSVAGGSEAAVAMPPVLSHDEVKRYSRHLIMPEVGMDGQRRLKQASVLCIGAGGLGSPAALYLAAAGVGRIGIVDFDVVDFSNLQRQVLHGTPDVGRPKLDSARDRLTALNPEVRVETYETPLTSKNALDLFADYDVIVDGTDNFPTRYLVNDACVLLGKPNAYGSIFRFEGQASVFATKDGPCYRCLYPEPPPPGLVPSCAEGGVLGVLPGIIGTIQATEAIKIVLGVGEPLVGRFLLYDALRMRFRELKIRKDPACPVCGPEPTVRALIDYEQFCGVSPAPAAASPASASASGGLVVPEITVEELKARLDRGDRPPILDVREPHELQICRLDGAILLPLGELPKRYAELDAGAEWVVMCRSGVRSARAVGFLQNKGFVQAVNLKGGILEWIDKIDPSQPKY